In Sulfitobacter guttiformis, the genomic stretch ATAACCCTAGCCCTTCCAAGCCGCGAAGACCCATTTTCTGGGACCAGCTCCGCAGCGCAGTAATGCCCTCCCCTTTTTCGCCCTGTGCGAAATAGGCATCAATTTGATGCAAGACCCAATGTAAGCGACCAGCTACTTCCGTATGTTCCTCTGCTTTGCGTAGGTGCGATTCAAGGACAGCAGGAAGCAGTAAACCGCAGATTGCGCCATGGGGAGCATTGGTTTCCCCACCAATCACGCCTGCGAAACCATGTACGGCCCCAAGCCCTGCATTCGCTAAGGCCAAGCCACCACATGTGCTGACCCAAGCCATTCTGTCCCACGCTTCGGGCGTGTCGTTTTCCACCACATCTCTCAGCGCGCTGAGGCCTGTTGAAATGGCTGCATGGCACAAGGCGTCAGTCATCGGATTGGCTTTGATCGACAGATACGGCTCAATCACCTGAGTGACCGCGTCGAGTCCAGCTGCAAGGGCCACCTGTTTCGGCGCACCCTGCATAAGTGAGGCGTCAACGATGGCAATGTTGGGCACCATCCGTGGGTCACGCAGACTGACTTTTATACCCCAATCAGGCACCAAGATGACCGCGTTTTTCGTGACTTCAGCGCCGGTCCCTGCCGTTGTTGGCAGGGCGATCATCGGCAAGGGTGGGTGATCTAAGGGGCGACCGTCCCCAACGACTTCCAGATAGCTCATTGGGTCGCCTTTGCAACAGATCAACGCTGCCAGCGCTTTGGCAAAATCGAGAACGGAACCGCCGCCAAGCCCGATAACAATATCTGGAGAGACCCCATTCAACTGGCGCAGCGCGCGTTCGATATCGGGCAAGCTTGGCTCATTCGCACAACTGATTGTCTCAATCGTCAGACCCGCCGAGTGACACGCATCTATTAACCACTGCGCGCGCGCTACACTTGCGCCATGCACCAGCAGAACAGAGGTGCCGAAGGTTGCGGCCAATGCTGCTGTCTTTTGGCTTTGACCTCGCCCAAAGTGGATCGCTTGCGGGCTGAAAAAGGAAAACATCGCTTAAACGCTCATAGTGGCACGGACGGCTCTGCCCCATGCCTCGTATTTTTCGACGCGCAGGTTGTCGTCCATTTCAGGTGTAAATTGTGTTTCACATGCCCATATCTTGGCAAAGGCTGCTTGGTCGGGGTAAACGCCCGCGTGCATTCCCGCCAGCCACGCGACCCCAAGGGCTGTGGTTTCTTGGCTCGATGGTCTGTCGACAGGCGCTGAAATAATGTCCGACAAAAACTGCATCGCCCAATCGTTGGCAGACATGCCGCCATCGACTCGCAATGTGGCTTGCACGCCGGGTGCCTGCCAGTCTGTCGCCATCGCTTGCAGCAAATCCCGTGTCTGGTAGCCAATACACTCAAGCGCAGCTTTTGCCAGTTCAGCAGGGCCCGTTGCGCGGGTCAGGCCGAAGGCGGCTCCTCGACAATCAGGGTTCCAGTAAGGGGCACCCAGACCAACAAAAGCCGGAACGAGGATCACGTTTTGCTGGGAATCCGCTTGTTCGGCCAAGGCTTGCGTCTCAGACGCGTCCTGAATAATCTGCATCCCGTCCCGCAGCCATTGTACGACCGCGCCGGCAACAAAAATAGAGCCCTCAAGCGCATAGGTTGGTTTGCCATCGAGTTGATAGGCGATTGTGGTGAGTAAACGGTTCTTTGACATGACAGGCGTATCGCCAGTGTTCATCAGCGCAAAGCAGCCCGTGCCATAGGTCGATTTTATCATACCGGGTTCAAAACAGGCCTGCCCAATGGTTGCGGCCTGCTGATCCCCCGCAACACCATTGATGGGAATTTCGCTACCAAACAAGTCCGACTGGGTGTTACCAAAATCGGCGGCGCAGTCTTTGACCTGTGGCAACATATGCATGGGAATATCAAGGAGTTCGCAGATCGTACTGCTCCACCGACCTTTGCGAATATCATAAAGCATTGTGCGGGCTGCGTTGGTGGCATCCGTAGCGTGGATCTTCCCACCGGTCAGTTTCCAAATGAGAAAGGCATCAACTGTGCCAAACAGCAACTCGCCGTTTTGAGCACGGGCCCGCGCGCCGTCTACATGGTCCAAAATCCATTTCAGCTTGGTGCTTGAGAAATAAGGATCGAGCAAAAGCCCCGTACGCTGCGTGATCATCTCCTCGTGACCGGCATCGCGCAGGGCTGCACAAGTGTCAGCCGTGCGGCGGTCCTGCCAGACAATCGCGTTATGCAGCATCTCGCCGGTTTTCTTGTCCCAGACGATGACGGTTTCGCGCTGATTGGTAATGCCGATTGCGGCAATTTTCGAAGGCGATATAGCGGCAGACCGAATTGCTTCCCGACAGGTGGACAGCGTCGTATCCCACAAATCTTGGGGATTGTGCTCAACCCAGCCGGATTGTGGGAAATGCTGCGGGAATTCTTCCTGCGCACTGGCACATGCAGTCATCGTCGCGTCGAACAATATCGCTCGGGTTGAAGTCGTGCCTTGGTCAATTGCTAGGACATAAGTCATGATTGGTCGCCGGTTGTTTGAGGATAAAACAGCGGCCCCTTATGGAGGGCCGCTGATCTTGGGTGTGGGCATTAAACCGTTTGTACCGGGGCTAACCATTTGGCCCCGGAGCAAGGATTTACTGCCAGGATTTGATCAGCTCGTCATAAGAGATCGTTACCGGTGCTTCGTCTTCATTGTCCAGTTTAGCTTTGGGCGAACCAGGCTGAGACAACCAGTACTCAGGATCTTTCTC encodes the following:
- a CDS encoding iron-containing alcohol dehydrogenase encodes the protein MFSFFSPQAIHFGRGQSQKTAALAATFGTSVLLVHGASVARAQWLIDACHSAGLTIETISCANEPSLPDIERALRQLNGVSPDIVIGLGGGSVLDFAKALAALICCKGDPMSYLEVVGDGRPLDHPPLPMIALPTTAGTGAEVTKNAVILVPDWGIKVSLRDPRMVPNIAIVDASLMQGAPKQVALAAGLDAVTQVIEPYLSIKANPMTDALCHAAISTGLSALRDVVENDTPEAWDRMAWVSTCGGLALANAGLGAVHGFAGVIGGETNAPHGAICGLLLPAVLESHLRKAEEHTEVAGRLHWVLHQIDAYFAQGEKGEGITALRSWSQKMGLRGLEGLGLSVADYPKVAEAASKTSSMSGNPFVLLQHELLEILHSAK
- the glpK gene encoding glycerol kinase GlpK: MTYVLAIDQGTTSTRAILFDATMTACASAQEEFPQHFPQSGWVEHNPQDLWDTTLSTCREAIRSAAISPSKIAAIGITNQRETVIVWDKKTGEMLHNAIVWQDRRTADTCAALRDAGHEEMITQRTGLLLDPYFSSTKLKWILDHVDGARARAQNGELLFGTVDAFLIWKLTGGKIHATDATNAARTMLYDIRKGRWSSTICELLDIPMHMLPQVKDCAADFGNTQSDLFGSEIPINGVAGDQQAATIGQACFEPGMIKSTYGTGCFALMNTGDTPVMSKNRLLTTIAYQLDGKPTYALEGSIFVAGAVVQWLRDGMQIIQDASETQALAEQADSQQNVILVPAFVGLGAPYWNPDCRGAAFGLTRATGPAELAKAALECIGYQTRDLLQAMATDWQAPGVQATLRVDGGMSANDWAMQFLSDIISAPVDRPSSQETTALGVAWLAGMHAGVYPDQAAFAKIWACETQFTPEMDDNLRVEKYEAWGRAVRATMSV